In Mixta intestinalis, the following are encoded in one genomic region:
- a CDS encoding type 2 GTP cyclohydrolase I: protein MNNFELEQIVNQQLNSAAFSDYAPNGLQVEGRAEVRKIVTGVTACQALLDEAVRLEADAVMVHHGYFWKNEAPAIKGMKRRRLRTLLANDINLYGWHLPLDAHPQLGNNAQLAQALGITVQGEIQPLVPWGELAQALSGEALAARIAEVLGRQPLHCGDTAPQQIRRVAWCSGGGQGFIDSAAAFGVDAFITGEVSEQTIHSARENGLHFFAAGHHATERGGIRALGEWLVAHYRLDVTFIDIDNPA, encoded by the coding sequence ATGAATAACTTTGAACTGGAGCAGATCGTTAACCAACAGCTTAACAGTGCCGCCTTCAGCGACTACGCGCCCAACGGTTTGCAGGTTGAAGGCCGCGCAGAGGTAAGGAAGATCGTGACCGGCGTCACCGCCTGCCAGGCGCTGCTGGATGAAGCGGTGCGGCTGGAAGCGGATGCGGTAATGGTGCATCACGGCTATTTCTGGAAAAACGAGGCACCGGCGATTAAAGGCATGAAGCGCCGCCGCCTGCGCACGCTGCTGGCGAATGATATCAATCTCTACGGCTGGCACCTGCCGCTGGATGCGCACCCGCAGCTGGGCAACAACGCGCAGCTGGCACAGGCGCTGGGTATTACCGTTCAGGGCGAGATTCAGCCGCTGGTGCCGTGGGGCGAACTGGCGCAGGCGCTAAGTGGAGAAGCACTGGCTGCGCGTATCGCTGAGGTGCTGGGGCGTCAGCCGCTCCACTGTGGCGACACCGCGCCGCAGCAGATTCGCCGTGTTGCCTGGTGCAGCGGCGGCGGTCAGGGCTTTATCGACAGCGCGGCGGCGTTTGGCGTGGATGCCTTTATCACCGGCGAGGTTTCAGAGCAAACTATCCACAGCGCCAGAGAGAATGGTCTGCACTTTTTCGCAGCGGGGCATCACGCCACGGAGCGCGGCGGCATTCGTGCGCTGGGCGAATGGCTGGTCGCGCATTATCGGCTGGATGTCACCTTTATCGACATCGATAATCCCGCCTGA
- the pxpB gene encoding 5-oxoprolinase subunit PxpB: MQRARCYLLGERAVVLELEPPVSLLSQQRIWGLTQRLRDYPQVLEAIPGMNNLTVVLRDPQQQALDAIERLQRWWEESEAAVPESRHVAIPVIYGGEAGPDLAAVARHCQMSPQQLVEAHAAVDYVVYFIGFQPGFPYLGGLDSRLHAPRRDVPRVLVPAGSVGIGGSQTGIYPLASPGGWQLLGRTTLALFNPQHQPPTLLRPGDSVRFVPQKEGVC; the protein is encoded by the coding sequence TTGCAACGAGCACGTTGTTACCTGCTGGGGGAACGCGCGGTCGTGCTTGAGCTGGAACCGCCCGTTTCGTTGCTCAGCCAGCAGCGAATTTGGGGATTAACGCAGCGCCTGCGCGACTATCCGCAGGTGCTGGAAGCGATCCCCGGAATGAATAATCTGACGGTAGTGCTGCGCGATCCACAGCAGCAGGCGCTGGATGCGATTGAACGTCTGCAACGCTGGTGGGAAGAGAGCGAGGCCGCCGTGCCTGAGTCACGCCATGTCGCTATTCCGGTTATTTATGGCGGCGAGGCGGGGCCGGATCTGGCCGCGGTGGCGCGCCACTGCCAGATGTCGCCGCAGCAGCTGGTTGAGGCGCACGCCGCCGTTGACTATGTGGTTTATTTTATCGGCTTTCAGCCTGGTTTCCCCTATCTGGGTGGACTGGACAGCCGCCTGCACGCCCCACGTCGCGATGTACCACGCGTGCTGGTACCTGCCGGTTCGGTAGGCATCGGTGGCAGCCAAACCGGTATCTATCCTTTAGCGTCTCCCGGCGGCTGGCAGCTACTGGGGCGCACCACGCTGGCGCTGTTTAATCCGCAGCATCAGCCACCGACGCTGCTGCGTCCCGGTGATAGCGTGCGATTTGTGCCGCAGAAGGAGGGCGTATGCTGA
- the pxpC gene encoding 5-oxoprolinase subunit PxpC, translating into MLKIIRAGMHTTLQDNGRSGWRQFGISSGGVLDEPAMRTANLLVGNAQSQAVLEITLGQFCAEFGRDGWFALTGAGCNAELDGRPVWTGWRHAVKKGQRLTLAMPVRGMRSYLAIDGGFAVEPLLDSCSTDLKAAFGGWQGRSLQDGDRLPLAVPERQLTRPAGVRQLLWGNRLRALPGPEYHEFSHESQEAFWRISWRLDPQSNRMGYRLQGRPLTRNSRRELLSHGLLPGVIQVPHSGQPIVLMADAQTTGGYPRIACVIEADLYHLAQIRLGEPIHFIHCTLEEALQAKQQQQQVIARIAWGLENEN; encoded by the coding sequence ATGCTGAAAATTATTCGTGCCGGTATGCATACCACGCTACAGGATAACGGGCGCAGCGGCTGGCGTCAGTTTGGTATCAGCAGCGGCGGGGTGCTGGATGAACCGGCGATGCGCACCGCGAATCTGCTGGTTGGCAATGCACAATCGCAGGCGGTGCTGGAGATTACGCTGGGCCAGTTTTGCGCCGAGTTTGGGCGCGACGGCTGGTTTGCGCTGACCGGCGCGGGCTGTAACGCCGAGCTGGACGGACGTCCTGTCTGGACCGGCTGGCGGCATGCGGTAAAAAAAGGGCAACGGCTGACGCTCGCCATGCCGGTGCGCGGCATGCGCAGCTATCTGGCGATTGATGGCGGTTTTGCCGTCGAGCCGCTACTTGATTCATGTAGCACCGATCTGAAGGCCGCTTTCGGCGGCTGGCAGGGGCGCAGTTTACAGGATGGCGACAGGCTGCCGCTGGCCGTGCCGGAGCGCCAGTTAACCCGCCCGGCCGGGGTGCGCCAGCTGCTGTGGGGCAATCGCCTGCGTGCGCTACCCGGTCCGGAATACCATGAGTTCAGTCACGAGTCACAGGAAGCCTTCTGGCGCATCTCGTGGCGGCTCGATCCGCAAAGTAACCGCATGGGCTACCGCTTACAGGGGCGACCGCTGACGCGCAACAGCCGCCGTGAACTGCTTTCGCACGGTTTGCTGCCCGGCGTTATCCAGGTGCCGCATAGCGGTCAGCCGATTGTGCTGATGGCCGATGCACAAACTACCGGCGGCTATCCACGTATCGCCTGCGTGATCGAAGCCGATCTTTATCATTTGGCGCAGATCCGCCTGGGTGAGCCGATCCATTTTATTCACTGCACGCTGGAGGAAGCGCTACAGGCGAAGCAGCAACAGCAGCAGGTTATCGCACGCATAGCATGGGGACTGGAAAATGAAAATTGA
- the pxpA gene encoding 5-oxoprolinase subunit PxpA, with amino-acid sequence MKIDLNADLGEGCASDRELLQLVSSANIACGFHAGDAQTMLQSVRWALEYGVAIGAHPAFPDRENFGRSAMQLPPETVYAQMLYQIGALKALAESEGGQLTHVKPHGMLYNQAARDAQLADAIARAVKAVDASLLLVGLAGSESIRAAQHYGLRTREEVFADRGYQADGSLVPRGQAGAMIEEEEQAISRTLGMVQHGKVESVTGEWVALRAQTVCLHGDGLHALAFARRLRAAFAAQHILVSSDV; translated from the coding sequence ATGAAAATTGATTTAAACGCTGACTTAGGCGAAGGGTGCGCCAGCGATCGCGAACTGTTACAGCTGGTCAGCTCCGCCAATATCGCCTGTGGTTTTCATGCGGGTGACGCGCAGACCATGCTGCAGTCGGTGCGCTGGGCGCTGGAGTATGGTGTCGCCATCGGCGCGCATCCCGCCTTTCCCGATCGGGAAAACTTTGGGCGCAGCGCGATGCAGCTACCGCCGGAAACCGTTTACGCCCAGATGCTGTATCAAATTGGTGCGCTCAAGGCGCTGGCGGAAAGCGAAGGGGGGCAGCTGACGCACGTTAAACCGCACGGGATGCTCTATAACCAGGCGGCGCGTGATGCGCAGCTGGCGGATGCTATCGCCAGAGCGGTCAAAGCGGTGGATGCGAGCCTGCTACTGGTGGGGCTGGCAGGCAGCGAATCGATACGCGCCGCGCAGCATTATGGGTTGCGCACGCGTGAAGAAGTGTTTGCCGATCGCGGCTATCAGGCCGACGGTTCGCTGGTGCCGCGCGGTCAGGCGGGAGCGATGATCGAAGAAGAGGAACAGGCCATTTCTCGTACGCTTGGCATGGTGCAGCATGGCAAAGTCGAAAGCGTAACGGGGGAATGGGTAGCGCTGCGGGCGCAAACCGTTTGCCTGCACGGCGACGGTCTCCATGCGCTCGCCTTTGCCCGTCGGCTGCGCGCCGCCTTTGCCGCGCAGCACATTTTAGTCAGCAGTGACGTCTGA
- a CDS encoding DUF969 domain-containing protein gives MQPLVNLWPLLGIAAIVIGFLLRFNPVLVVVIAGGVTGVAAHMPLMDILEKLGSGFLNTRNLPFILLLPLAVIGLLERHGLKERAQAWIATIKTATAGRLLTIYLLVREVTAALGLTSLGGHPQMVRPLLAPMAEGATENRYGDLPDSVRYRLRAMSAATDNVGLFFGEDIFVAFGAIIFMHNFMLESGGIQTEPLHIALWGIPTAVCAFIIHALRLRRLDKKLAAELSALNQAALQQKGGR, from the coding sequence ATGCAACCTCTGGTTAATCTTTGGCCGTTGCTTGGCATCGCCGCCATCGTTATCGGTTTCCTGCTTCGTTTTAATCCGGTACTGGTGGTGGTTATCGCAGGCGGCGTGACCGGCGTAGCGGCGCATATGCCGCTGATGGATATCCTGGAAAAACTGGGTTCCGGTTTCCTGAATACGCGCAATCTGCCGTTTATTCTGCTACTGCCGCTGGCGGTTATCGGCCTGCTGGAACGGCACGGGCTTAAAGAGCGCGCACAGGCATGGATCGCAACCATTAAAACCGCCACCGCCGGACGTCTGTTGACGATTTATCTACTGGTGCGCGAAGTAACGGCGGCGCTGGGCTTAACCAGCCTGGGTGGACATCCGCAAATGGTGCGCCCGCTGCTGGCACCGATGGCGGAAGGGGCGACGGAAAACCGCTACGGCGATCTGCCAGATTCGGTGCGCTATCGTCTGCGCGCCATGTCTGCCGCTACCGATAATGTCGGGCTGTTTTTTGGCGAGGATATTTTTGTCGCCTTCGGCGCGATTATCTTTATGCACAATTTTATGCTGGAGTCGGGCGGTATTCAGACCGAACCCCTGCATATCGCGCTCTGGGGCATTCCCACGGCGGTGTGCGCCTTTATTATTCATGCGCTGCGTCTGCGACGGCTGGATAAGAAACTGGCGGCAGAACTGAGCGCGCTGAATCAGGCGGCCCTGCAACAGAAAGGAGGTCGCTAA
- a CDS encoding DUF979 domain-containing protein encodes MFQQQYLFYLAGLILLVVALMSWRDKANPRRLTTGLFWGLYALIFFVGDWAYQLAEQFSASRESGARGLHIAIGVLVVVMALLAGCGGVRLGRYHQRSEEERQQSARRLGGRLFYPALAIPLVTVAGVLAFNHLPGLQQAVFGDGNHATLITLFSMTIGCFIGWLLALKMSRESPAQSMQEARRLLDAIGWAFILPQILATLGLLFTSAGVGTAIAHLTSHYLAVDNRFIAVAVFVLGMALLTMIMGNAFAAFPIITAGVGIPILVLQHGGNPAVMAAIGMFSGYCGTLMTPMAANFNIVPAALLELPDRNAVIKIQVPTGVLLLIVNVFLLYFLMFL; translated from the coding sequence ATGTTTCAGCAACAATATCTGTTCTATCTGGCGGGTCTGATTCTGCTGGTAGTGGCGCTGATGTCGTGGCGCGATAAGGCGAATCCGCGCCGTTTAACCACCGGCCTGTTCTGGGGGCTGTATGCGCTGATCTTTTTTGTGGGTGACTGGGCTTATCAGCTGGCGGAACAGTTCAGCGCCAGCCGCGAGTCAGGCGCGCGTGGGCTACATATTGCTATCGGCGTGCTGGTGGTGGTGATGGCCTTGCTGGCGGGCTGCGGTGGCGTGCGTCTCGGACGTTATCATCAGCGCAGTGAAGAAGAGCGTCAGCAGAGCGCCAGGCGTCTCGGTGGGCGTCTGTTTTACCCGGCGCTGGCTATTCCGCTGGTTACCGTGGCGGGCGTACTGGCCTTTAACCATTTGCCCGGTCTGCAACAGGCGGTATTTGGTGACGGCAATCATGCCACGCTGATTACGCTCTTTTCTATGACCATCGGCTGCTTTATCGGCTGGCTGCTGGCGTTGAAAATGAGCCGCGAAAGTCCGGCACAGTCGATGCAGGAGGCGCGCCGTCTGCTGGATGCCATTGGCTGGGCGTTTATTTTACCGCAGATCCTCGCCACGCTTGGCCTGCTGTTTACCAGCGCAGGAGTGGGCACCGCAATTGCTCATTTAACCTCGCACTATCTGGCGGTTGATAACCGTTTTATCGCCGTCGCCGTTTTTGTACTGGGTATGGCCTTGCTCACCATGATTATGGGTAACGCTTTCGCCGCTTTTCCGATTATTACCGCAGGCGTTGGGATTCCAATTCTGGTGTTACAGCACGGCGGCAACCCGGCGGTGATGGCGGCGATCGGCATGTTTTCCGGCTATTGCGGGACATTGATGACGCCGATGGCGGCCAATTTTAACATCGTGCCAGCGGCGCTGCTGGAGCTGCCGGATCGCAACGCGGTAATCAAGATTCAGGTGCCGACTGGCGTGCTATTGTTAATTGTTAATGTTTTTCTACTCTATTTTTTAATGTTCCTGTGA
- the pcp gene encoding pyroglutamyl-peptidase I: MKTVLITAFEPFNGEQINPSWEAVRQLHERMVCGYRVMARQLPCAFGDALTALYAEMEALQPDLVIAVGQAGGRADITVERIGININDARIADNNGNQPIDEPIIPGGPAAYFATLPIKAIVDGIREAGIPASVSQTAGTYVCNHVMYGLLHRLAQQDDKVRGGFIHVPYLPEQAVKHPGSPSMAAQTIILALEMAITIALRTEQDLRLVGGATH, translated from the coding sequence ATGAAGACAGTGCTGATTACGGCGTTTGAGCCTTTTAACGGCGAACAGATTAATCCCTCCTGGGAGGCGGTGCGTCAGCTGCATGAACGCATGGTATGCGGATACAGAGTGATGGCGAGGCAGTTGCCCTGTGCTTTTGGCGATGCGTTAACCGCGCTGTATGCTGAAATGGAGGCGCTGCAACCAGATCTGGTGATTGCCGTAGGGCAGGCGGGGGGACGCGCCGATATTACCGTCGAACGCATCGGCATTAATATTAACGATGCGCGTATTGCGGATAATAATGGCAACCAGCCGATCGATGAGCCGATTATTCCCGGCGGCCCGGCCGCCTATTTCGCCACGCTGCCGATCAAAGCGATAGTTGATGGCATACGCGAGGCGGGCATTCCGGCTTCAGTGTCGCAAACTGCGGGCACTTACGTGTGTAACCATGTGATGTATGGTCTGTTGCATCGCCTTGCTCAGCAGGATGATAAGGTACGTGGTGGATTTATTCATGTGCCCTACCTTCCGGAGCAGGCGGTAAAGCATCCCGGTAGCCCCAGCATGGCGGCACAAACCATCATACTGGCACTGGAAATGGCGATTACTATTGCGCTTCGCACCGAACAAGATTTGCGCCTGGTTGGCGGCGCAACGCACTAA
- the nei gene encoding endonuclease VIII: protein MPEGPEIRRAADRLEEAIVGKPLTAVWFAFPQLKTYEDALVGETVTAIETRGKALLTHFSNGLTLYSHNQLYGVWRVVKTGSEPVTQRVLRVKLACADWTILLYSASDIEMHNADTLAAHPFLQRIGPDVLDMRLTEEEVRERLLSPRFRRRQFSGLLLDQAFLAGLGNYLRVEILWQAELAPQHRAQDLTEPQLARLTQALLAIPRHSYRMRGTMTSAHHGAAFEFKVFHRAGKACERCGGTIEKTMLSSRPFYWCPGCQH from the coding sequence ATGCCAGAAGGACCAGAGATCCGCCGCGCGGCGGATCGGCTGGAAGAAGCCATTGTCGGCAAGCCGTTGACGGCGGTCTGGTTTGCCTTTCCGCAATTGAAAACTTATGAAGATGCGTTGGTTGGCGAGACCGTGACGGCGATTGAGACACGCGGCAAGGCGCTGTTGACGCATTTTTCCAATGGGCTGACGCTTTACAGTCATAATCAGCTTTACGGCGTCTGGCGCGTGGTGAAAACCGGCAGTGAACCCGTAACACAGCGGGTGCTGCGTGTTAAGCTTGCCTGCGCTGACTGGACTATTCTGCTTTACAGCGCCTCAGATATTGAGATGCATAACGCTGATACGCTGGCGGCGCATCCCTTTTTGCAGCGTATCGGGCCCGATGTGCTGGATATGCGTTTGACGGAAGAGGAAGTGCGCGAACGCTTACTCTCTCCCCGTTTCCGGCGGCGTCAGTTTAGCGGTTTGCTGCTCGATCAGGCTTTTCTTGCCGGGTTGGGTAATTATCTGCGCGTGGAGATTTTGTGGCAGGCGGAGCTGGCACCACAGCATCGGGCGCAGGATTTAACCGAACCGCAGCTGGCGCGGTTAACGCAGGCGCTGCTGGCGATTCCGCGCCACTCTTATCGTATGCGCGGCACCATGACCAGTGCGCATCACGGTGCCGCGTTTGAGTTTAAGGTGTTTCATCGTGCGGGTAAGGCGTGTGAGCGCTGCGGCGGTACGATTGAGAAAACGATGCTCTCATCGCGCCCCTTTTACTGGTGTCCCGGCTGTCAGCACTAA
- a CDS encoding citrate synthase yields the protein MSDKKVTLTVTGETPVELDVLQGTLGQDVVDVRSLGSKGLFTFDPGFTSTASCESKITYIDGDEGILLHRGYPIDQLATQSNYLEVCYILLNGEAPTQEQFEEFRTIVTRHTMIHEQITRLFHGFRRDSHPMAVMCGVTGALAAFYHDSLDVNIERHREIAAFRLLSKMPTVAAMCYKYSIGQPFVYPRNDLSYAGNFLHMMFATPCEEYTVNPVLERAMDRILILHADHEQNASTSTVRTAGSSGANPFACIAAGIASLWGPAHGGANEACLRMLEEISHKDHIPEFVKRAKDKNDSFRLMGFGHRVYKNYDPRATVMRETCHEVLNELGMKDDLLEVAMELEHIALNDPYFIERKLYPNVDFYSGIILKAMGIPSSMFTVIFAMARTVGWIAHWKEMHDEGMKIARPRQLYTGYAQREFESNLPK from the coding sequence ATGTCTGATAAAAAAGTGACGCTCACCGTAACCGGTGAAACGCCTGTTGAGCTTGACGTGCTACAGGGCACGCTGGGTCAGGATGTGGTGGATGTACGAAGCCTTGGCTCTAAAGGTTTATTCACGTTTGACCCAGGTTTTACCTCTACTGCGTCCTGTGAATCCAAAATCACTTATATCGACGGTGATGAAGGCATTCTGCTTCATCGTGGTTATCCGATCGATCAACTCGCCACTCAGTCTAACTATCTTGAAGTCTGCTATATTCTGCTGAACGGCGAAGCGCCGACGCAGGAGCAGTTTGAAGAATTCCGTACTATCGTGACGCGCCATACCATGATTCACGAGCAGATTACTCGTCTGTTCCACGGTTTCCGTCGCGATTCACACCCGATGGCGGTTATGTGCGGTGTGACCGGCGCGCTGGCGGCATTCTATCATGACTCGCTTGATGTCAATATTGAACGCCACCGTGAAATCGCCGCTTTCCGTCTGCTTTCCAAGATGCCGACCGTTGCTGCAATGTGTTACAAATACTCAATCGGTCAGCCGTTTGTCTATCCACGTAACGATCTCTCCTATGCGGGCAATTTCCTGCATATGATGTTCGCCACGCCGTGCGAAGAGTACACCGTGAACCCGGTGCTGGAACGCGCGATGGATCGCATTTTGATTCTGCACGCCGATCATGAGCAGAACGCCTCTACCTCTACCGTACGTACCGCTGGTTCATCCGGCGCTAACCCGTTCGCCTGTATCGCTGCCGGTATCGCTTCACTGTGGGGGCCGGCGCACGGCGGTGCCAACGAAGCCTGTCTGCGCATGCTGGAAGAGATCAGCCATAAAGATCATATCCCGGAATTCGTGAAGCGCGCGAAAGACAAAAACGATTCGTTCCGTCTGATGGGCTTCGGTCATCGCGTGTATAAAAACTACGATCCGCGTGCCACGGTGATGCGTGAAACCTGCCACGAAGTGTTGAACGAGCTGGGCATGAAGGATGACCTGCTGGAAGTGGCGATGGAGCTGGAGCATATTGCGCTCAATGACCCCTACTTTATTGAACGTAAGCTCTATCCGAACGTCGATTTCTACTCCGGTATTATCCTGAAAGCGATGGGTATTCCTTCGTCAATGTTTACCGTTATCTTCGCGATGGCACGTACCGTTGGCTGGATTGCGCACTGGAAAGAGATGCATGACGAAGGCATGAAGATTGCCCGCCCGCGCCAGCTCTATACCGGTTACGCTCAGCGCGAGTTTGAGTCTAACCTGCCGAAGTAA
- the sdhC gene encoding succinate dehydrogenase cytochrome b556 subunit, whose translation MGKTVKKQRPVNLDLTTIRFPVTAIASILHRVSGVISIVAVGILLWLLGLSLSSPEGFLQASAVMNSFFAKFIMWGILTALAWHIVGGIRHMLMDFGYLAETQRVGNSSARIGFGITVVLSILAGVLVW comes from the coding sequence GTGGGCAAAACCGTGAAAAAACAAAGACCTGTCAACTTGGATCTCACTACGATCCGGTTTCCCGTTACTGCAATTGCGTCCATTCTCCACCGCGTTTCCGGCGTCATTAGCATTGTGGCTGTCGGTATTCTGCTCTGGCTATTGGGTCTCTCGCTCTCCTCTCCCGAAGGCTTCCTGCAGGCCTCTGCCGTAATGAACAGCTTTTTCGCTAAGTTCATTATGTGGGGCATCCTTACCGCCCTGGCCTGGCATATCGTTGGTGGTATTCGTCATATGCTGATGGACTTCGGGTATCTGGCTGAAACTCAGCGCGTAGGTAACAGCTCAGCGCGTATCGGTTTTGGTATAACTGTCGTGCTTTCAATTTTGGCGGGAGTCCTCGTATGGTAA
- the sdhD gene encoding succinate dehydrogenase membrane anchor subunit: MVSNATALGRNGVQDWLLLRATAILITLYTLYILGFIIMSDTLTYDIWRAFFASSFTKVFTLLTLFSTVIHGWIGMWQVLTDYIKPLAWRLLLQLVVVVALLVYAIYGTVVVWGA, translated from the coding sequence ATGGTAAGCAATGCTACTGCACTGGGGCGCAATGGCGTTCAGGACTGGCTGCTGCTGCGTGCTACAGCGATCCTCATTACGCTCTATACCCTGTATATCCTCGGCTTCATCATTATGTCAGATACGCTGACCTATGATATCTGGCGCGCCTTCTTCGCCTCGTCCTTTACCAAAGTCTTTACGCTGCTGACGCTGTTCTCCACCGTTATTCACGGCTGGATCGGCATGTGGCAGGTACTGACCGACTACATTAAACCGCTGGCGTGGCGTCTGCTGTTACAGCTGGTCGTGGTTGTCGCGCTGTTGGTTTATGCGATTTATGGAACTGTTGTGGTGTGGGGTGCGTGA
- the sdhA gene encoding succinate dehydrogenase flavoprotein subunit, protein MNLPVREFDAVVIGAGGAGMRAALQISQSGQSCALLSKVFPTRSHTVSAQGGITVALGNSHEDNWEWHMYDTVKGSDYIGDQDAIEYMCKTGPEAILELEHMGLPFSRLDDGRIYQRPFGGQSRNFGGEQAARTAAAADRTGHALLHTLYQQNLKNKTTIFSEWYALDLVKNQDGAVVGCTALSIETGEVVYFKAKATVLATGGAGRIYQSTTNAHINTGDGVGMALRAGVPVQDMEMWQFHPTGIAGAGVLVTEGCRGEGGYLLNKHGERFMERYAPNAKDLAGRDVVARSMMIEIREGRGCEGPWGPHIKLKLDHLGKEVLESRLPGILELSRTFAHVDPVKEPIPVIPTCHYMMGGIPTKVTGQALTLNAQGEEVVVPGLFAVGEIACVSVHGANRLGGNSLLDLVVFGRAAGLHLQESIQEQGALRDAAPEDIDAAMARYQRWDNNTTGEDPVEIRKALQSCMQNNFSVFREGDAMAKGLEDLKQIRERLKFARLDDRSSDFNTQRIECLELDNLMETAFATAVAANYRTESRGAHSRFDYPDRDDEKWLCHSLYLPQTESMTRREVNMQPKLRPAFPPKVRTY, encoded by the coding sequence ATGAATTTGCCAGTCAGAGAGTTTGATGCCGTCGTGATCGGGGCAGGTGGCGCAGGTATGCGCGCAGCCCTGCAAATTTCCCAGTCGGGCCAGAGCTGCGCCCTGCTGTCTAAAGTCTTTCCTACCCGTTCCCACACGGTTTCTGCGCAGGGTGGTATCACCGTCGCGTTAGGTAACAGCCATGAGGATAACTGGGAATGGCATATGTACGATACCGTCAAAGGTTCCGACTATATCGGCGATCAGGACGCGATCGAATATATGTGTAAAACCGGCCCGGAAGCGATTCTGGAACTGGAGCATATGGGTCTGCCGTTCTCCCGTCTTGACGATGGACGTATCTACCAGCGCCCGTTCGGCGGTCAGTCGCGTAACTTCGGCGGCGAGCAGGCGGCACGTACTGCTGCCGCAGCCGACCGTACCGGTCACGCGCTGCTGCATACGCTGTATCAGCAGAACCTGAAAAACAAAACCACTATCTTCTCCGAGTGGTACGCGCTCGATCTGGTGAAAAACCAGGATGGGGCGGTTGTTGGCTGTACCGCACTCAGCATTGAAACCGGTGAAGTGGTCTACTTCAAAGCGAAAGCGACGGTGCTGGCTACCGGCGGCGCGGGCCGTATCTACCAGTCCACCACCAATGCGCATATCAACACTGGCGACGGCGTAGGTATGGCGCTGCGTGCTGGCGTGCCGGTGCAGGATATGGAGATGTGGCAGTTCCATCCAACCGGTATTGCCGGTGCGGGCGTGCTGGTCACCGAAGGCTGTCGCGGTGAAGGCGGCTATCTGCTGAATAAACATGGCGAGCGCTTTATGGAGCGTTATGCGCCTAACGCCAAGGATTTGGCGGGCCGTGACGTCGTTGCGCGTTCAATGATGATAGAAATTCGTGAAGGTCGCGGCTGCGAAGGTCCGTGGGGACCGCACATTAAGCTGAAACTGGATCACCTTGGGAAAGAGGTGCTGGAGTCACGTCTGCCGGGTATCCTGGAGCTATCGCGTACTTTCGCCCACGTCGATCCGGTGAAAGAGCCGATTCCGGTTATCCCAACCTGTCACTATATGATGGGTGGAATTCCGACCAAAGTGACCGGTCAGGCGCTGACGCTGAATGCACAGGGCGAAGAAGTCGTGGTGCCGGGCCTGTTCGCGGTCGGCGAAATTGCCTGCGTATCGGTACATGGCGCGAACCGTCTGGGCGGCAACTCGCTGCTGGACCTGGTGGTCTTTGGACGCGCCGCAGGCCTGCATTTGCAGGAATCTATCCAGGAGCAGGGCGCGCTGCGTGACGCCGCACCGGAAGATATTGACGCCGCGATGGCGCGCTATCAGCGCTGGGATAACAACACCACCGGCGAAGATCCGGTTGAGATTCGCAAAGCGCTGCAAAGCTGCATGCAGAACAACTTCTCGGTATTCCGTGAAGGCGATGCGATGGCGAAAGGGCTGGAGGATCTGAAACAGATTCGTGAACGCCTGAAATTCGCACGCCTGGATGACCGTTCCAGCGATTTCAATACCCAGCGCATTGAGTGCCTGGAGCTGGATAACCTGATGGAAACCGCCTTCGCTACCGCCGTTGCGGCGAACTACCGCACGGAAAGCCGCGGTGCCCACAGCCGTTTTGACTACCCGGATCGTGACGATGAGAAGTGGCTGTGCCATTCGCTCTATCTGCCGCAAACCGAAAGCATGACGCGCCGTGAGGTGAACATGCAGCCGAAACTGCGCCCCGCTTTCCCGCCGAAAGTGCGCACCTACTAA